TTATTGCTTATAATAATTAATGTCTGTCATTTGACAAGGGCTTGGGGGAGATATCTGAGCTGTGAATGAAAAGCCCATACTATGTTGTTCCAGGATGAGGGTGCATCTCTCGAATCAATCCACCTGATAGGGGTCAGCCTGGGGGCACACGTGGCTGGGTTTATAGGAGCAATGCTAGGAGGCAAAATAGGAAGAATCACAGGTGAGAGATCCTAACTAAAATCTGAGCTTCGGAAGTATTTTTACCCCTTAAACTTGTAATGTCAGCATGTCCAGAATTCCCAACTTAGCCTTCCTCAGTCttataattacatattttacacattACTTAATATTCATAGTGGCTGGTGAATAGCATATAGTAAATATTGGATAACACACCTTTAAGACATTTTTATCCTTTAAAATGGACAATATGGACTGCTACTCTTGTCAttttgtgaatgtgttgtaCTTTTGTTCAGGGTTACACAGTTGCAGAAAGCAGATAAACAAGCAAATCTGAGATTTTTTAACAACTTCATACaatttgaggcaaatgtgtgatggtttatgaatgcagtttgcataatgctaattgaCCGGGTGTATGCTCTGATTATTTGATAGCTACATTTGCCTTGCAGTCCTTGTGCTGACCTAAAGTAACCTtttacaccaaacatgtcttggatgATGGGCTACATTTGAGTAACAGGACAGTAAATCATTTTTGCCAAACTACAGCTTTAATAACTAGATGATAATTCTAGAAAAGAATAGGCTGAACCAGTTAAAGGTGCTGAATAGAAATTCTCCATTGAACATCCTTAGGTCTGGACCCAGCAGGCCCAATGTTCGCAGGCGTCCCTCCAGACGAGCGACTTGATCCAACGGATGCCCAATTTGTAGATGTCCTACACACGGACATGAACTGTAAGCACCTAAAACCTAACACAACAAGATAATCTGGGCTCAGTTTCTTCTAAGCATTGTACCATAATTGGTCATTGTCACTGAAGTGCAAATTATCTGTCAACTTTCTCTATCTGATGACAGTCTTTATGTTGCAATGCCTTTGAGAAGCACAATCCCATTGCAAACAGCAACCACTGTCACACAAGATAAATCCATGTTATGTTCCTGATGTATTTGTTTTAACAGCCTTTGGACTCAAAGGGACTCATGGACATATTGATTTCTATGCCAATGGTGGACTAGACCAACCTGGCTGCCCCAAGACTATCTTCTCAGGTTAGTCCTAAAAGATGTTACAAATGCGATAGTTGGAGTAGCACACCCAGCAAAGGCACTGATTAGCTGTGCAGATGCCCTCCTGGTGGGACCCACCATTTCGGTGTCTACATGTTCATATAGTACATACAGTTTGCTCAATGTACAAATTGTTTGACAAATGTTTAGATGCCAGTTGTGCCTTGttaaatttataaaaaaatgaaaagtttctcatgctataaaatataaaaaaatctaaaataaaagcTCATTACTGCTCTACTTTTCCACAGGAAAATCCTACTTTGTTTGTGACCACCAGCGTGCTATTTTCCTCTACCTGTGTGCTCtaaaccacacctgtaacatcacTGCTTACCCATGCTCCTCCTACAGTGACTTTCTCAATGGCCAGTGTTTGCAATGTGAAGCCTTTAAGCCAGCCTCCTGTCCTGTCCTGGGTAATGGAAACACCCAGCATTACACAAATAAGTAACAATTAGAATGCCACACAGAGCACACTTCATGCAGCTCAAGATATTGACATCATCTTAATCTGTCTTCAGGATATGACATGACTCCATGGAAGAACACACTCTTGAAACTGGGACAGACAAGAGTCTATTTCTCCACCTCAGCAGATCCACCATACAGGAGTAAGTTAATAGCACTATAATACTTGCTTAGAATAATTGTCCATATTTTCCATgaatgttaaaacattttaattctaATTGTAACAGAGACAAGCTACAGAGTTGATATCGTAACCTGGAATCAGTACTTGCGATGGGGGGTGGTTACTCTCCGCCTGCACAGTGGAAAAAACGTGACAGAGACCAGGATTGACCAGTACGTAGTCCAACTTGACAACACATTTAAACAATATGTTCTATAAAGGTCTTGTGCATACAGTCCTCATGTACTATGCTACCTGTCTGTTGTTGCTTAGTAAGCTGCTGCGGTTTGAACAGTACACTGCCACACGAATGCTGGCCCAATTTGATGAGGACTTGTATCCAGTTCAGAAGATATCCTTGCGGATCATCACTGGGAATGTGATAGGACCCCGTTACAAGCTTCGTCTCATCCGCATTCGAATAACCCCACTTGACCAGCCAGACAGGTAAGCGTGGGCAGATGTTTTTTCTAAGTGCATTCCTCAAGC
This portion of the Pygocentrus nattereri isolate fPygNat1 chromosome 24, fPygNat1.pri, whole genome shotgun sequence genome encodes:
- the lipib gene encoding lipase member H isoform X1; the protein is MGLWKFLGLVGFFTLCRAGQDNKCDNFSDLNFHETFIGTNLYVRLLLYTRANLDCGQELPHHNFTKELLFDVKKPTTFVIHGYRPTGAPPIWINHIVHLLAAQVDMNILVVDWNRGAANLNYFIAVTNTRRTAINITGFIERMRDEGASLESIHLIGVSLGAHVAGFIGAMLGGKIGRITGLDPAGPMFAGVPPDERLDPTDAQFVDVLHTDMNSFGLKGTHGHIDFYANGGLDQPGCPKTIFSGKSYFVCDHQRAIFLYLCALNHTCNITAYPCSSYSDFLNGQCLQCEAFKPASCPVLGYDMTPWKNTLLKLGQTRVYFSTSADPPYRKTSYRVDIVTWNQYLRWGVVTLRLHSGKNVTETRIDHKLLRFEQYTATRMLAQFDEDLYPVQKISLRIITGNVIGPRYKLRLIRIRITPLDQPDRPLMCRYDLIMEENAEITFKPLPCDESRL
- the lipib gene encoding lipase member H isoform X2: MGLWKFLGLVGFFTLCRGQDNKCDNFSDLNFHETFIGTNLYVRLLLYTRANLDCGQELPHHNFTKELLFDVKKPTTFVIHGYRPTGAPPIWINHIVHLLAAQVDMNILVVDWNRGAANLNYFIAVTNTRRTAINITGFIERMRDEGASLESIHLIGVSLGAHVAGFIGAMLGGKIGRITGLDPAGPMFAGVPPDERLDPTDAQFVDVLHTDMNSFGLKGTHGHIDFYANGGLDQPGCPKTIFSGKSYFVCDHQRAIFLYLCALNHTCNITAYPCSSYSDFLNGQCLQCEAFKPASCPVLGYDMTPWKNTLLKLGQTRVYFSTSADPPYRKTSYRVDIVTWNQYLRWGVVTLRLHSGKNVTETRIDHKLLRFEQYTATRMLAQFDEDLYPVQKISLRIITGNVIGPRYKLRLIRIRITPLDQPDRPLMCRYDLIMEENAEITFKPLPCDESRL